AGTACCTAAATTACCCGCACAGGTTCTTCTACGCCTACGACAACGTCGTGGTAAGTCGAAAACCGGATAACAGTTCACAGATAGGTGAATTCGCTAAAGCCAAGGAAATAGTGGACAGGATTTACAACAATTTCAACCAGTTATCGCATTTGCCTCAGGAAATAGTGCAACTAATAAATCATATTGACAGTGTCATTAACATGGACAACGCGATTAAGGAGGCAAACATACACTTCAGAGACCTCTACACACTGGTAACCAATTCTTATCTGGCtagttaaatacatatcTAGTACCGATCGAGTATTTAACCAGTCAACTGACCACTCTAACACCTATTTAGATCAGCTCGGGCTCACACTATTACTTCTCGGTAAGAAAATACGTAGCACATCTGTCTTCAGTTGAGAAGGGATAGAACTCTGCAGAATAACATGAGGGTGATGGAAAGCAATCTGAACAGAATCAGCTTGTTCCTGCCGAACAATATCGCACACATAAAACAGAAGATAAACTCAGGCACGCCCTTCGAAGCAAACCTGGGCAAGGCGAGCATGTTGCACCAGAGGGCTAACGATTTCAAGAACATTGCGTCGCTTCTGGAGGCGCAACTCACAGCTctgtacaaaataataGCGAAGAGCAAGGACTCGAACTTCATAAGGTCTCTCAACCTAACATAGACTAGCGCGTACATACACGTTACTTTACATTAAATGCGAAGTTGACCAAGGGAGGGTACATCATAAAGGATCCGACTTTATGAGTCTTCCAGGGTATCAAGGGGTCGGTGTCCAGCGTGATGGTCTCGTTGGAGAACATGGAGTCGACGTCGTGGCCTAAAGCACAATGTAGTGGAAGCTACGTTTACACACTAACACACGTGGACGCACCTGGGTTGAAGTCCGCCTTGTAGGTGACTACGGGCGAAAAGTACATTGTAGGCACtccttttaattttatgggAAACCTGTACTGGATTTCTAAAACGAGTTTTGCTCCTGTTGGAAGGAAGTTCGGCTTAATGTTCCAAATGGAGTAAACGATAGGATTTTCCCTAAAAGGAGATAGAAACTTGAGAAACTGAGGGACATCCCTAATTTCCTTCAGTATGAACAGATTTTCtagtttaaatttgttcttcttcctgaGGATTCTATCAGAAATGTTATGTGCGATCTTATCTAGCTGATTGGACGCCTCAGTAAAAGTAGGATCGTCCAAGTCAAATTCCTTCAATTGCGATAGTAActctttttttataatatttggtGCAGTTGGGTCGATTTCATTGATAAATAGCCATGTTCTCTCAAATCTTCTACTCAGGTCAGGAATTGATATTAAACAGGGCGCATTCCGagatatttttatacaggGACAggttttaatgtaaattattaataaatacaccCATAGTTcacaaattaacattattgGTTGGTGAAGGTGATTCTATGTATGGATGTGTAGTGTTGGAAAGAATGAATCaatcattatatatttttttttccAAAATGGACAGCTTTGGGTTTGGAATATTAGGAGGAATATTTTCCGCCAATCAGCCTCAGAACGACGAGCCTGAACCCGCTCCAAAGGCTGAAAGCAAATACGAGGTGGCGAACGACTACACCCCTCCCGACGTCTCCGAGATTACTCAGCCCATCTTTCAGAAACAGCAGAAGCAGAGCAACGTCGAGACTCTGATGCCGGTCGTGGTCGGAAAGGTGCTGTCGAACATAAACGACCCGAACCAGAAGCTGCGGATCTTCAACACGCCCGTGTTCGGGATGTGCCTGCTCGGGAGGGTGAAGAAGCTCGAAAAGTTCGCCTCCATGTTCCAGTTTGACCTGGAGGACGCCACTGGCGCCATCAAGGTGCACTTTTCCAACGTCGCCCTGGAGctggacgaggacgacTACGTGCAGGTCGTCGGCTCCCTCGTCCTCCTCAGCCTCGACAACTTTTACGTCGACTCTCAGCACCTGAGCAACTTCGGCAAGTACTCCGAGCAGGTTGAGCAGCGCATCCGGTACCACAACGTGCTCGTGGCCCAGGCCGCGTACAACCTGGACGTCGCCGAGAAGCTCAGGCTTCAGAACAAGCACACTGGCAGGGTGACTGACCTGCCCGGCCCCTCCACCTCCAGGAAGTTCGAGGAGCTGCAGCTTGGTCCCGAGTACTCGCACGTCACTGACGAGGTCGAGATTCTTGTGCTGAAGTACCTCAAGTCTACTGCCGACGGGATCTCTAAAAAGTCATCGCTGTTCCAGTCACTTTCTCACTCTTACCAAGGTACCTCTCAAACTTAGTTACTGTCTGTATTCCCATATACCCATGCTAATCTAATTTTACAGAATCTGACGTTGATGCTGCCATTCAATCTCTCATTGAGCAGTCTGAGCTTGCTTCCGTCAAGGACCACGTCTGCCTAGCTATATAGTTTAATCTgtaacaaatacatatcACATTATGTCTTCATTTAAACTTAATGTCTACTCCAACCGCTTTGAATACATCGCTGGAAACTGAATTAGTGATACACAGTCCTGTAATTCAATTAACTCAATGTGTTGGTTGATTAATCAACAAGTAACTAATTTCGTATGAGTtaagttaatttatacaccGGTACTTGTTTATCTACGTATTATGCTTTCATAAGTGTTTTGTGCTTTCATAAGTGCCTATTTGTCTTTACATACCTGTGTTTGTTGATACCCATTTATCATTCTCAAATTGGAAATAGTCAACAcctaattatttataacagTCAACAcctaattatttataactgTCAACAcctaattatttataactgTCAACAcctaattatttataactgTCAATGCATAATTGTGTGTGATTCAGCAACTTATTGCTTGGACTAAATAACTGCTAATTTGCAATATTACCTAACTATTTGCAgttatcaaaaaataattacttGTAACTAGTAGCCGTAGTAATTGCTATGGTCGATGCAGTTACCTGTAAATGAGGAATACCACAGTTGTTGTGAAGgttcatgtttatttatcagtATATACTTATTGTTATTGAACTCCACATTTAATACTGAGCCGTCGAACTCCAGTGTATCAATTTCATCGACGAATTCCaatttatcatatatatCCTACAGTTAAATAGTTTCTGTGGAATTGTGTAATTAAACGCGTCAGTAGCTATGTTATTAACTTAGTCATTTCATTTATGttagttgtttattttgCTTGTTACAATGTGTGCATATTATCACTAACAAATACGCTAATTTTCAATAGCTGTGTTAATTTAGCCGAAGACCTTACCTGCAGTTTACTTGTAGCCAACTTGTTGAacttatataaattagtaCTGAATAGACGCAACTTGCTTAAAAACATcatttcttctttttattgTACACTTCAGGGTCTAAACGTCATTATTATGATGGCAATAATCACCCAGTTAATATActagtgtatatatataaacaatacAGTTACACTAATAGCTATCAACACAGTTACACCAATAGCTATCAACACAGTTACACCAATAGCTATCAACACAGTTACACTAATAGCTATCAATAGTCAcaccaataaatatatatgtgcgATATCCGTAGTATGAGTCTATATAACTGCACATTGGCTAT
The sequence above is a segment of the Theileria orientalis strain Shintoku DNA, chromosome 3, complete genome genome. Coding sequences within it:
- a CDS encoding uncharacterized protein (nucleic acid binding, OB-fold, tRNA/helicase-type domain containing protein); its protein translation is MDSFGFGILGGIFSANQPQNDEPEPAPKAESKYEVANDYTPPDVSEITQPIFQKQQKQSNVETLMPVVVGKVLSNINDPNQKLRIFNTPVFGMCLLGRVKKLEKFASMFQFDLEDATGAIKVHFSNVALELDEDDYVQVVGSLVLLSLDNFYVDSQHLSNFGKYSEQVEQRIRYHNVLVAQAAYNLDVAEKLRLQNKHTGRVTDLPGPSTSRKFEELQLGPEYSHVTDEVEILVLKYLKSTADGISKKSSLFQSLSHSYQESDVDAAIQSLIEQSELASVKDHVCLAI